A genome region from Mastacembelus armatus chromosome 8, fMasArm1.2, whole genome shotgun sequence includes the following:
- the hgs gene encoding hepatocyte growth factor-regulated tyrosine kinase substrate isoform X2: MGKGGGTFERLLDKATSQLLLETDWESILQICDLIRQGDTQAKYAIGAIKKKLNDKNPHVALYALEVLESVVKNCGQTVHDEVASKQTMEELKDLLKKQTEPNVRNKILYLIQAWAHAFRNEPKYKVVQDTYQIMKVEGHVFPEFKESDAMFAAERAPDWVDAEECHRCRVQFGVVTRKHHCRACGQIFCGKCSSKYSTIPKFGIEKEVRVCEPCFELLNNHPSLSPPLRKAEGKAASSGSAELPPEYLTSPLSQQSQMPPKRDEAALQEEEELQLAIALSQSEAEEKERMRHKNSYTMYPKADPTPVTSSAPPVSTLYTSPVNSSAPSAEDVDPELARYLNRTYWEKKQEEARKSPTPSAPAPVPLAEPLPSISQPVESLVPVQPVSIVEQYQNGESEENHEQFLKALQNAVTTFLNRMKSNHMRGRSITNDSAVLSLFQSINNMHPQLLDILNQLDEKRLYYEGLQDKLAQVRDARAALNALRDEHREKLRRAAEEAERQRQIQLAQKLEIMRQKKQEYLEMQRQLAIQRLQEQEKERQLRLEQQKHTIQMRAQMPAFSLPYAQMGSLPPSVAGGVVYQPGAPPNYPGTFSPAGSVEGSPMHNIYMNQPGQAAPPQYQAMPGAATDPNMVNAYMYQAAGTNGQPGPPPGQAPPTASPPYSNYQPTPTQGYQNVVSQAQSMPPMSQAAPTNGMGYMAYQPYSMQNMIAALPGQDPNMPPQQPYMPGQQPMYQQVAPPGGPQQQQQQQQQAQQQHPQAVPGSAEAQLISFD; this comes from the exons ATGGGAAAAGGTGGCGGTACATTTGAGAGGCTTCTGG ATAAAGCCACCAGTCAGCTGCTTCTGGAAACTGACTGGGAGTCGATTCTACAGATCTGTGATCTTATTCGACAAGGAGACACACA AGCTAAATATGCTATTGGAGCCATTAAGAAGAAGCTGAATGACAAAAATCCCCATGTGGCTCTGTATGCACTTGAG GTTCTGGAGTCAGTAGTGAAGAACTGTGGCCAGACAGTCCATGATGAGGTGGCAAGTAAACAAACTATGGAGGAATTAAAGGATCTGCTCAAG AAACAGACTGAACCAAATGTCAGGAACAAGATCCTTTACTTGATCCAGGCCTGGGCTCACGCCTTCCGCAATGAACCCAAATACAAGGTGGTTCAAGACACTTACCAGATCATGAAAGTGGAGG GTCATGTGTTTCCAGAGTTTAAGGAGAGTGATGCAATGTTTGCAGCTGAGAGG GCCCCAGACTGGGTTGATGCTGAGGAGTGCCACCGGTGCAGAGTCCAGTTTGGAGTTGTGACAAGAAAG CACCACTGTCGGGCCTGTGGTCAGATTTTCTGTGGCAAGTGCTCATCTAAGTACTCCACCATTCCgaagtttggcattgaaaaggaagtgcgtgtgtgtgagccCTGCTTTGAGCTTCTTAACAA ccacccctccctctctcctccacttAGGAAAGCTGAAGGGAAAGCCGCATCCTCAGGCTCTGCTGAACTGCCCCCTGAGTACCTGACCAGCCCGCTGTCCCAACAGTCACAG ATGCCCCCGAAGAGAGATGAGGCAGCactgcaggaagaggaggagctgcagtTGGCCATTGCCCTTTCCCAAagtgaagcagaggagaaggAGCGCATG AGGCATAAGAACTCCTACACAATGTATCCCAAAGCTGATCCCACCCCAGTGACTTCTTCAGCACCACCAGTCAGCACCCTCTACACTTCGCCTGTG AACTCCTCTGCTCCATCAGCTGAAGATGTAGACCCTGAG CTGGCCCGTTACCTGAATAGAACATATTGGgagaagaaacaggaagaagctCGCAAAAGTCCCACCCCCTCAGCCCCTGCCCCTGTGCCACTGGCTGAGCCACTTCCATCAATCAGTCAACCTGTAGAAAGTCTTGTCCCTGTCCAGCCAGTCAGCATAGTGGAG CAATACCAGAATGGGGAGTCAGAGGAGAACCATGAGCAGTTTCTGAAGGCTCTGCAGAATGCTGTCACCACCTTTCTTAACCGCATGAAGAGCAACCACATGCGTGGACGCAGCATCACCAATGACAGTGCTGTGCTCTCCCTCTTCCAATCCATCAACAACATGCATCCACAGCTGTTGGACATCCTCAACCAGCTAGATGAGAAGCGAC TGTACTATGAGGGACTGCAGGACAAGTTGGCTCAGGTGCGTGATGCTCGAGCTGCTCTAAATGCCCTCCGTGACgaacacagagagaagctgcGTCGTGCTGCGGAGgaagcagagaggcagagacagatcCAGCTGGCACAAAAACTGGAGATCATGAGGCAGAAGAAACAG GAGTACCTGGAGATGCAAAGACAGCTGGCTATTCAACGCCTCcaggagcaggagaaggagaggcagCTGCGCCTggagcagcaaaaacacacaatccaGATGAGAGCTCAGATGCCTGCTTTCTCTCTGCCCTATGCCCAG ATGGGGTCTTTGCCCCCCAGTGTGGCAGGAGGTGTGGTGTACCAGCCTGGTGCGCCACCCAACTACCCGGGCACCTTCAGCCCTGCTGGTTCTGTGGAGGGATCACCTATGCATAACATCTATATGAACCAGCCTGGGCAGGCTGCACCACCACAGTACCAGGCCATGCCTGGTGCTGCTACAG ATCCCAATATGGTTAATGCATACATGTACCAGGCTGCAGGCACTAATGGGCAGCCTGGTCCTCCTCCTGGTCAGGCCCCACCCACTGCAAGTCCACCCTACTCTAACTATCAGCCCACACCCACACAGGGCTACCAG AATGTGGTCTCTCAGGCTCAGAGTATGCCTCCTATGTCCCAGGCTGCCCCCACTAATGGTATGGGTTACATGGCCTACCAGCCATATAGCATGCAGAACATGATTGCAGCATTGCCAGGACAGGACCCTAATATGCCCCCTCAACAGCCATACATGCCAGGCCAGCAACCCATGTACCAGCAG GTGGCTCCCCCTGGTGGCCcgcaacaacaacagcagcagcagcagcaggcacagcagcagcaccctcAGGCTGTGCCTGGGAGCGCAGAGGCCCAGCTCATTTCCTTCGACTGA